A portion of the Parasedimentitalea marina genome contains these proteins:
- a CDS encoding response regulator: MTKPALVRLKKLVKKFLNGTEQERPPSQPKLKTADNMNFHASKHGDYLYSVPSLHQLFEEETQTTHLKLVEEHEMLIDYRVLLVGYDYQRNLELVSWFEELGAVVVHTTNFDWAEEAISENPKAWGILVVEMDQMLNEQETIASLLLARAMVPELPIILATRHDHCDRCFADLTEICTVWKRGLLCKSSYKLLVIEAIDRSHTQSRI, translated from the coding sequence ATGACTAAACCGGCACTTGTAAGGCTAAAAAAATTGGTAAAAAAATTCTTAAATGGCACAGAGCAAGAACGACCGCCCTCTCAGCCTAAATTAAAGACAGCAGACAATATGAACTTTCACGCCAGTAAACACGGTGATTACTTATATAGTGTTCCTTCTCTTCATCAGCTTTTTGAGGAAGAAACCCAAACGACACATCTGAAATTAGTAGAGGAACATGAAATGCTGATAGACTATCGGGTTCTTTTGGTAGGCTACGATTATCAGCGCAATCTTGAACTGGTATCTTGGTTTGAGGAGTTGGGAGCGGTAGTGGTCCATACGACTAACTTTGATTGGGCAGAGGAAGCTATCTCTGAAAACCCTAAGGCCTGGGGAATTCTGGTAGTGGAGATGGATCAAATGCTAAACGAACAAGAAACTATAGCTTCACTGCTTCTAGCCCGCGCGATGGTTCCAGAACTACCAATTATTTTGGCTACACGGCATGATCATTGCGATAGATGTTTTGCCGATCTTACAGAGATTTGCACCGTCTGGAAGAGAGGTTTGCTGTGCAAATCGTCCTATAAGTTGTTAGTCATTGAGGCGATTGACCGGAGCCATACCCAGAGCAGGATCTGA
- a CDS encoding SMP-30/gluconolactonase/LRE family protein has translation MHCDDTGQGAWRPASRYPDPAVITLDPRFDKYKLPLAAVERLATGCRWNEGPVWFGDARCLLWSDIPNNRIMRWDEGTGAVSTYREPSNFANGQTRDKVGRLITCEHGGRRVTRTEYNGSITVLIDSYDGKPLSSPNDVIVKSDGSIWFTDPPFGILGNYEGHRAEPELGQNVYRFDPNTGTATIIADDVLGPNGLAFSPDEQKLYIVESRGEPHRKILEYDVTSDGQQIANKRVLIDAGRGTPDGFRVDVEGNLWCGWGMGSDDLDGVMIFAPDGTPIGRIALPERCANLCFGGRANSRIFMASSTSVYALYVNVAGVIGG, from the coding sequence ATGCACTGCGACGACACAGGCCAAGGTGCATGGAGACCGGCTTCTCGCTATCCTGATCCTGCCGTGATCACTCTGGATCCTCGTTTTGACAAGTACAAACTCCCCCTGGCGGCGGTAGAAAGACTGGCCACCGGCTGTCGCTGGAACGAAGGTCCTGTGTGGTTTGGCGATGCGCGCTGTCTGTTATGGAGCGATATCCCCAACAATCGGATTATGCGGTGGGACGAGGGAACCGGAGCGGTCTCAACGTATCGAGAACCATCAAATTTTGCAAACGGGCAGACCCGCGACAAGGTGGGCCGCCTGATCACCTGTGAACATGGCGGCCGGCGGGTGACACGTACGGAATACAACGGGTCAATCACTGTTTTAATAGACAGTTATGACGGCAAACCACTGTCATCGCCCAATGACGTCATTGTAAAATCGGACGGATCGATTTGGTTTACGGATCCACCATTTGGCATTCTGGGCAATTACGAAGGGCACAGAGCGGAGCCTGAGCTGGGGCAAAACGTCTATAGGTTCGATCCAAATACGGGTACGGCCACTATTATTGCAGATGACGTTCTGGGACCAAACGGATTGGCGTTTTCCCCAGATGAGCAAAAGCTCTATATTGTCGAGTCCCGAGGCGAACCACACCGGAAAATTCTAGAGTATGATGTAACTTCTGATGGGCAGCAGATCGCAAACAAGCGGGTACTCATTGATGCCGGGCGCGGTACACCTGACGGTTTCCGAGTGGACGTCGAGGGCAACCTTTGGTGCGGATGGGGCATGGGGAGCGATGACTTGGATGGGGTGATGATTTTTGCCCCGGATGGAACCCCAATCGGCCGGATCGCCCTGCCGGAACGTTGTGCTAATTTGTGCTTTGGCGGCCGTGCAAACAGCCGGATCTTTATGGCATCGAGTACATCAGTCTATGCGCTCTATGTGAATGTGGCAGGCGTCATTGGGGGCTAA
- a CDS encoding histidine phosphatase family protein, which yields MLSVIDNSCMVFRRLKLHDACYRSPNVVDNSQVNELAKDIRDWTLSKLRQRRVITLANSNAQNKAMAVISRSEIKATETARPLAAALNCELEVRELMHENDRGSTSFLSSKEFEIVADQFLASSDTGVGGWETTTATQSRIVADTRNYLSVHDEGDVFFVGHGAVSTLLYCYLFSAPIDRKFEQISGGVGILFQFSTLQSKPTSHLRPMGEMIRN from the coding sequence ATGCTAAGCGTTATTGACAACAGTTGCATGGTATTCCGCCGTTTGAAACTGCATGATGCGTGTTACAGATCACCAAATGTGGTCGACAATTCCCAAGTAAACGAGCTTGCTAAAGATATCCGGGATTGGACGCTGAGTAAATTGAGGCAACGCCGGGTTATCACACTGGCAAATTCCAATGCCCAGAACAAAGCCATGGCTGTCATCAGCAGATCTGAAATCAAAGCGACTGAAACAGCTCGACCGTTGGCGGCTGCCCTTAATTGCGAATTGGAAGTGCGTGAGCTGATGCATGAGAACGACCGCGGCTCGACTAGTTTCTTGTCTTCAAAAGAGTTTGAAATCGTTGCTGACCAGTTCCTTGCCTCTTCCGACACAGGTGTCGGAGGTTGGGAAACCACAACCGCAACTCAGTCTCGAATTGTAGCAGACACTCGCAACTATCTAAGTGTTCATGATGAAGGTGACGTGTTCTTTGTCGGACATGGCGCAGTTTCAACCCTGTTATACTGCTACCTGTTTAGTGCCCCCATTGATCGGAAATTTGAGCAAATTTCTGGCGGCGTTGGAATTCTCTTCCAGTTTAGTACGCTACAGAGCAAACCGACGTCTCATTTGCGCCCGATGGGAGAAATGATCAGAAACTAA
- a CDS encoding ATP-binding protein yields the protein MSVTAGMMSRFNLSPDLKTSVAAQNKLVRADLPSRVTSITLVAFLSLYYLPMQTVGIVYFALALIELAGLFAYRKLEREVTLSGIVMLGGSAFIGIWVFNSIPLLLFLQPEPFPKLAGTMLVIIALNHSVVARSEWMLFGILTAVPIICAVGFMIVSFLYFFASPVEILIAVIIMVLGAGYVAHSMWTLNRLTSRLRGALSAAEAGSRAKSRFLAAMSHEIRTPLNAICGMSELIDEEDSDPETLRERTELLRKSAQALTGILDDVLDHAKIEAGHVELSLAAAAPGLEIASAVEVFRASAGDKALRLDINIADDMPSYAEFDALRLRQVIGNLVSNAVKFTDAGHVSVVAYCKPNGSQSTLTVEVSDSGRGMTANQSSHLFTDFYRVEDKDAPKVPGTGLGLAIARRFARMMGGDITVLSSPTQGSCFTFTSQISVLESTENHPVPSLSVVQDSDDSVKVPGQKSILVVDDTASNRMVVRAFLKKSEFEITEATNGAEALECLERKPIDLILLDMKMPVMDGRETIAEMARRGGRIGATPVIMLTANAAPEDRERYLALGVAGYIAKPVKKAVLLSEIRKVAADQIIGAA from the coding sequence GTGTCGGTTACCGCTGGAATGATGAGTAGGTTCAATTTGTCACCTGACCTCAAAACCTCCGTGGCCGCCCAGAATAAATTGGTCCGCGCCGACCTTCCTTCCCGGGTTACGTCTATCACGCTCGTCGCATTCTTATCGCTCTACTACCTGCCAATGCAAACGGTAGGGATAGTCTACTTTGCACTCGCTTTGATCGAACTTGCGGGCCTATTTGCCTACAGAAAGTTAGAACGCGAGGTAACGCTGAGCGGCATCGTTATGCTTGGCGGCTCTGCATTTATTGGAATTTGGGTCTTCAATTCGATCCCATTGCTGCTGTTCCTGCAGCCGGAACCCTTTCCAAAGTTGGCTGGAACAATGCTGGTCATTATCGCACTCAATCATAGTGTGGTGGCACGCTCTGAATGGATGCTTTTTGGTATTCTCACTGCGGTACCAATTATTTGCGCTGTTGGCTTCATGATCGTCAGCTTTCTGTACTTTTTCGCCAGCCCGGTGGAAATTCTCATCGCGGTTATCATCATGGTGCTTGGCGCAGGCTATGTGGCGCACAGTATGTGGACGCTCAATCGGCTAACCAGTCGCTTGCGTGGTGCCTTAAGCGCCGCTGAGGCTGGGAGCCGTGCCAAAAGCCGTTTTCTTGCTGCCATGAGCCACGAAATCCGAACCCCACTCAATGCTATTTGCGGGATGTCCGAGCTTATCGACGAGGAAGATAGCGATCCCGAGACACTACGGGAGCGCACCGAGTTGCTCCGAAAATCTGCGCAGGCGCTCACTGGCATTCTGGATGATGTCCTCGATCACGCAAAAATTGAGGCTGGTCATGTCGAGCTTAGCCTCGCGGCAGCCGCGCCTGGGTTGGAAATTGCCAGCGCAGTGGAAGTGTTTCGGGCCTCAGCAGGCGACAAGGCACTTCGCCTTGACATAAATATTGCTGACGACATGCCGAGCTATGCTGAATTTGACGCACTGAGGTTACGCCAGGTGATTGGGAACCTCGTGTCAAATGCGGTGAAATTCACCGATGCGGGGCACGTCTCTGTCGTGGCGTACTGCAAGCCGAATGGAAGTCAATCAACGCTCACAGTCGAGGTTTCAGACAGTGGCCGCGGCATGACAGCCAATCAATCTTCCCATTTGTTCACGGATTTTTACCGGGTCGAAGACAAGGATGCCCCGAAAGTTCCCGGCACCGGCCTTGGACTGGCCATCGCGCGCCGTTTTGCGCGTATGATGGGGGGGGATATTACCGTGCTATCCAGCCCTACGCAGGGCAGCTGCTTTACATTCACCAGCCAGATAAGCGTTCTGGAGAGCACTGAGAACCACCCTGTCCCGTCCCTATCCGTGGTTCAGGACAGCGACGACAGTGTTAAAGTGCCAGGTCAGAAGTCGATCCTGGTGGTGGACGATACCGCATCAAACCGAATGGTTGTTCGTGCCTTTCTTAAAAAGAGCGAATTCGAAATTACGGAAGCCACCAATGGCGCCGAGGCGCTGGAGTGCTTGGAACGCAAGCCAATAGATCTCATCCTGTTGGATATGAAAATGCCTGTTATGGATGGCCGTGAAACAATAGCAGAAATGGCGCGGCGCGGCGGACGGATTGGCGCAACACCTGTTATTATGCTTACTGCAAACGCCGCTCCAGAGGACCGGGAGCGTTATCTCGCACTCGGCGTTGCGGGTTACATTGCAAAGCCAGTTAAAAAAGCCGTGTTGCTATCCGAAATCCGTAAAGTCGCGGCTGATCAAATTATTGGGGCGGCCTGA
- a CDS encoding late control protein encodes MLIAMPGDPDAMAEGKLLAAGFRSYIDGEWLITRATHNLDSGGYRTSIESEPME; translated from the coding sequence TTGTTAATCGCAATGCCGGGTGATCCCGATGCCATGGCGGAGGGTAAGCTGCTTGCGGCCGGGTTCAGATCGTACATCGATGGAGAGTGGTTGATCACCCGCGCGACCCATAACCTGGATAGTGGCGGCTATCGCACCAGCATCGAAAGCGAGCCGATGGAGTAG
- a CDS encoding chorismate-binding protein → MNDLSAITAHETYFEMACHFFRRSGFTSSPGSYLIHNKNRRFVKVGIGEGRRVSLPLAAQWPFDLIAKDGQDVALFDVVRASVDSEAPCFFLVSPDFKRAFCDVRLPFAVFVQPQLEFRFSVEKPHGEISYTLDVSGMREAQQMLSELVDNIVPLSTATPLTPLLFAKASADWKRVESDAAFLERLEVGILALQDHPNGKMTMMRSFFRAIPKEIDRFDIFQQHARNNGEYACSHFFCIDETTFSFGCSPENTFEIIGGDLHVDIVASTCKAGQGEAFERRELIDNPKQQKEHLATIESRSARYEPFCDAQRMRLIMPMQIKRLRNVCHLHSLVVGTLRPQITFFDIAPTLFPIMGANPTDLLPLSDSDRSPHRFYGGIIGHWEKGYTGSFLNLRNALVQGDTIHAKVGMGVLRESDAASELAETEDKISGLMEAVFQCCQA, encoded by the coding sequence TTGAACGATTTGTCTGCGATTACGGCACATGAGACCTATTTCGAAATGGCTTGCCATTTCTTTCGCCGTTCGGGTTTCACGTCGTCGCCAGGAAGCTATTTGATCCACAACAAGAACCGGCGGTTCGTCAAGGTCGGGATTGGCGAGGGGCGGCGAGTTTCCCTGCCTCTAGCAGCGCAATGGCCGTTTGACCTCATTGCAAAGGACGGACAAGATGTGGCGTTGTTTGATGTAGTGAGGGCCAGTGTGGATTCAGAGGCTCCATGCTTCTTTCTGGTCAGCCCTGATTTCAAAAGGGCTTTTTGCGACGTCCGCTTACCCTTTGCGGTATTCGTGCAGCCTCAGTTAGAATTTCGATTTTCAGTAGAGAAGCCGCATGGGGAAATAAGCTATACGCTGGATGTCTCGGGCATGCGCGAAGCGCAGCAAATGCTCTCAGAGCTAGTAGACAATATCGTGCCGCTAAGTACTGCCACGCCACTCACGCCATTGTTGTTCGCGAAAGCTTCGGCCGACTGGAAGCGCGTCGAAAGCGATGCTGCGTTTCTGGAGCGTTTGGAAGTCGGCATCCTTGCGCTGCAGGACCACCCAAATGGCAAGATGACGATGATGCGGTCGTTCTTCAGGGCTATTCCTAAGGAAATTGATCGCTTCGACATCTTTCAACAACATGCCCGAAACAACGGTGAATACGCTTGCAGCCACTTTTTCTGCATTGATGAGACAACCTTCTCGTTTGGATGCAGTCCGGAAAATACCTTCGAAATCATCGGAGGCGATCTTCACGTCGACATTGTGGCCTCAACTTGCAAGGCTGGACAGGGGGAAGCCTTTGAGCGGCGCGAGCTCATCGATAACCCCAAACAGCAAAAAGAGCATTTGGCGACGATTGAGAGCCGGTCGGCGCGCTACGAGCCTTTCTGCGATGCCCAGCGTATGAGGCTTATCATGCCCATGCAAATCAAGAGGCTTCGCAATGTCTGTCATCTGCATAGCCTAGTGGTTGGGACACTCCGCCCCCAGATCACATTCTTCGATATTGCCCCGACACTTTTTCCGATCATGGGGGCGAATCCTACTGATCTGTTGCCGCTGTCGGATTCAGACAGGAGCCCGCATCGCTTTTACGGGGGCATCATCGGCCATTGGGAAAAGGGTTATACTGGAAGCTTCCTGAATCTTCGCAACGCATTGGTTCAGGGCGACACGATCCACGCAAAAGTCGGCATGGGCGTGTTGCGTGAATCTGACGCGGCAAGCGAACTAGCCGAAACCGAAGACAAGATATCGGGTCTCATGGAAGCAGTGTTCCAATGCTGCCAAGCGTAG
- a CDS encoding LysR family transcriptional regulator, giving the protein MLLENLNMFLRIVEKGGLAAAGRELGMAPATVTERLVTLESHYGARLLTRTTRSISLTDEGRELIVGARRILAEAEETEARIKLGAEGLSGSIKIAAPHDLGCNHLAPMLDSFIDEHREISIDLSLDDGNIDLVAQGIDLAVRYGSLSDSTMKSRKIHDNRRLVCAAPDYLKRNGTPLHPEDLAHHNCIIMRFGAKTIQDWAFVIDSRQHVLRVNGNRISNNGDLVRRWCIAGQGIVLKSEWDLKADLSAGKLVSVLEDYAPEPNSLNMVYPSGAVQPKRVRALMDHIAKAYHQKF; this is encoded by the coding sequence ATGCTGCTGGAAAACCTAAATATGTTCCTCCGAATTGTAGAGAAAGGAGGGTTGGCTGCCGCTGGTCGCGAATTGGGTATGGCGCCAGCGACTGTCACAGAACGTCTCGTAACTCTAGAGTCGCACTACGGCGCTCGACTGCTAACCAGGACAACACGTTCTATAAGCCTCACTGATGAGGGCCGGGAATTGATTGTTGGCGCGCGGCGTATTTTGGCTGAAGCGGAGGAAACTGAAGCTCGCATCAAGTTAGGGGCTGAAGGGCTCTCAGGCTCAATCAAGATTGCGGCCCCCCATGATCTTGGCTGCAATCATTTAGCTCCCATGCTAGATAGCTTTATCGACGAACATAGGGAAATCAGCATAGACTTGTCGCTTGACGACGGTAATATTGATCTCGTGGCACAAGGCATTGATCTTGCTGTTAGATATGGAAGCTTGTCAGACAGCACCATGAAGTCAAGAAAAATTCATGACAACAGGCGGCTGGTTTGTGCGGCTCCAGACTACCTGAAACGCAATGGTACACCGCTACATCCTGAAGATCTCGCACATCACAACTGCATTATTATGCGATTTGGGGCAAAGACCATTCAAGATTGGGCCTTTGTTATTGATAGCCGACAACACGTTTTACGCGTCAATGGCAACCGAATCTCCAATAACGGAGACCTTGTAAGGCGATGGTGTATTGCTGGCCAGGGAATCGTACTCAAGTCAGAATGGGACCTGAAGGCTGATCTCAGTGCAGGGAAGTTAGTCTCTGTTTTGGAAGACTATGCACCCGAGCCGAATTCACTCAATATGGTCTACCCGTCAGGCGCCGTCCAACCAAAACGTGTCCGAGCATTGATGGATCATATAGCAAAGGCATACCACCAAAAATTTTGA
- a CDS encoding response regulator, giving the protein MRKLVQSIAFRLSIPIPFFFLLCMAIAWVAIPRVLEKNTIAFATSSATNMANQIKIIRGYYTQNVVMDVEAASDISVGIKHEIDTSIIPLPATFVHDISKLFVDQDISLSLYSPLPFPGRADRQMDNFMQEAWIYLNDNPEGTYTRRQDENGNTILRVAVADRMVAEACISCHNSHPDTRKSDWKIGDVRGVLEVRQNIQGALITSLELTHNILFGVAATGLGLLLVVWFITRTITRPISEICESMDVLATGNLDSDIPTANRGDELGWIGKTLANLKDDLKRARTAAGERSEQMAALLDALPDNYFRIDNQGTILEYRVRPGAGSVNDPVAFLGRRMAEVFPPVPLALFEENMRKQQSTREMVTWEYYLEFEGERKDREAHLCPISGSDEMVLVVRDVSERRQAERQRAHAEAHLERIVASLPGAVISRRSTKSEGIKIIYVSSQSTDLWGYSPEESYGEHDVLGSTIDPKNRRELKRIMRNAIDNFETYSYRYQITTKDGERKWLETCNNCVLHEDGSVFNDGFIRDVTAEVTAQNQLEAHRKLTNHAQKLESMGQLTGGMAHDFNNVLATIMFSLELLRDNETVVEQLSLIEVALTAAQRGAQLTSSMLAFASKAHLEPSVINLNALVNETHNWAGRTLPSNIEVTTSLLADLWQIRADVSSIENALLNLFVNARDAMPDGGMLTIKTSNIVIDEGYLDARQQKMSPGRYVVLAVSDTGHGIPSEILEHIFEPFFTTKEPEKGTGLGLATIFGFMQQSGGTVQVYSKLNFGTTFELFFKAVTEELEITIEEPTQAANHLGQGQKILLAEDDKNVLPILVATLEKAGYHVTAANSGDKALELFEANPTFDLLLTDIMMPGKLKGIALSRAVREIEPELPVVFLSGYAREATDQGNGFGPEDICLTKPVRRADLLAAIKKSLNG; this is encoded by the coding sequence ATGCGGAAATTGGTTCAGTCAATCGCCTTTAGGTTATCCATACCTATTCCATTTTTTTTCTTGTTGTGCATGGCAATCGCTTGGGTCGCCATTCCACGTGTATTGGAGAAAAACACCATTGCCTTTGCCACTTCATCGGCAACGAATATGGCGAACCAAATCAAGATTATCAGAGGATATTACACTCAGAACGTAGTTATGGATGTTGAGGCTGCCAGTGATATCTCGGTTGGGATCAAGCACGAAATTGACACCAGTATTATCCCGCTCCCGGCTACATTCGTCCATGATATCAGCAAACTGTTTGTCGACCAGGACATTAGCCTTTCGTTATACAGCCCCTTGCCATTCCCGGGTCGTGCGGATCGCCAGATGGACAATTTCATGCAGGAAGCCTGGATCTATCTGAACGATAACCCTGAAGGTACCTACACGCGTCGGCAAGATGAAAATGGCAATACCATTCTGCGAGTTGCTGTAGCAGACCGAATGGTGGCAGAGGCTTGTATTTCCTGTCACAATTCACATCCCGACACCCGAAAGTCCGACTGGAAGATAGGAGATGTGCGCGGAGTGCTGGAAGTTCGCCAAAATATTCAGGGCGCGCTGATAACCTCACTTGAGCTGACGCACAATATCCTGTTTGGCGTGGCAGCGACTGGGCTTGGTCTGCTATTGGTTGTGTGGTTCATAACTCGGACGATTACTCGCCCTATCTCCGAGATCTGCGAATCCATGGATGTTTTGGCTACTGGTAATCTGGATAGTGACATTCCAACTGCTAACCGTGGCGATGAGCTTGGTTGGATCGGAAAAACGTTGGCCAACCTGAAGGATGATCTGAAGCGGGCGCGCACTGCTGCAGGAGAGCGGAGCGAGCAGATGGCGGCGCTGCTTGACGCGCTTCCAGACAATTATTTCCGGATCGACAACCAGGGTACCATTCTAGAATACCGCGTTCGCCCCGGGGCTGGTTCAGTCAATGATCCCGTCGCATTTTTGGGTCGCAGAATGGCCGAGGTTTTTCCACCGGTTCCACTTGCGCTGTTTGAGGAGAATATGCGCAAGCAACAGAGCACGCGGGAGATGGTGACTTGGGAATACTATCTAGAGTTTGAGGGGGAACGAAAGGATCGTGAGGCGCATCTTTGTCCTATCTCCGGGTCCGATGAGATGGTTCTGGTGGTGCGTGATGTTTCAGAACGGCGCCAGGCAGAACGGCAACGTGCCCACGCCGAGGCCCACCTGGAGCGCATTGTCGCCAGTCTCCCGGGAGCGGTGATCAGCCGGAGATCCACCAAATCGGAAGGCATTAAAATTATCTATGTGAGCTCCCAAAGTACGGACCTCTGGGGCTATTCGCCAGAGGAATCCTACGGCGAACATGACGTTCTCGGGTCCACAATTGATCCAAAGAACCGGCGTGAATTGAAACGGATCATGAGAAATGCCATCGACAATTTTGAAACATATTCCTACCGATATCAAATCACCACAAAGGATGGCGAGCGCAAGTGGTTGGAAACGTGCAATAATTGCGTTCTTCATGAAGACGGGTCGGTTTTCAATGATGGGTTTATCAGGGACGTGACAGCTGAAGTCACAGCGCAAAATCAACTTGAGGCACATCGCAAATTAACCAACCACGCCCAAAAACTCGAGAGCATGGGCCAGCTGACGGGGGGCATGGCGCATGATTTCAATAATGTTTTGGCGACAATTATGTTCAGCCTTGAATTGTTACGCGACAACGAAACCGTCGTTGAGCAGTTATCTCTGATTGAGGTGGCTCTGACCGCTGCACAGCGTGGAGCTCAACTGACAAGCAGTATGCTGGCTTTTGCAAGCAAAGCGCATTTGGAACCAAGCGTGATCAATCTTAACGCTCTGGTGAACGAGACACACAACTGGGCTGGTCGTACCTTGCCTTCCAATATTGAAGTTACAACGTCTCTCTTGGCTGATCTTTGGCAAATTAGGGCGGACGTCAGTTCGATTGAAAACGCACTTTTGAACCTGTTCGTAAACGCTCGCGATGCCATGCCCGATGGGGGAATGCTAACTATCAAAACCTCAAACATAGTCATCGACGAGGGCTATCTTGATGCGCGCCAGCAAAAGATGTCGCCTGGCCGATATGTCGTACTGGCTGTCAGCGATACCGGGCACGGTATTCCGAGTGAAATATTGGAGCATATCTTTGAGCCGTTTTTCACCACCAAAGAACCCGAGAAAGGGACCGGTCTTGGATTGGCGACGATTTTTGGCTTCATGCAACAGTCTGGTGGCACGGTGCAGGTCTACTCGAAGCTTAACTTTGGAACGACTTTTGAACTTTTCTTTAAGGCGGTCACCGAAGAGTTGGAAATCACGATAGAGGAACCCACTCAGGCAGCAAATCACCTGGGCCAAGGTCAAAAGATCCTTCTCGCTGAAGATGACAAAAATGTTCTTCCTATTTTGGTCGCAACGCTTGAGAAGGCCGGGTACCATGTGACAGCGGCCAATTCAGGGGATAAAGCCCTCGAATTGTTCGAGGCGAACCCGACTTTCGACTTGCTGTTGACGGATATTATGATGCCTGGGAAGCTTAAAGGGATCGCCTTAAGCCGGGCTGTTCGCGAAATAGAGCCGGAACTTCCCGTCGTCTTTTTGTCCGGCTACGCGCGTGAGGCAACGGACCAAGGCAATGGGTTCGGACCGGAAGACATCTGCCTGACGAAACCTGTCAGGCGCGCGGATTTACTGGCTGCCATTAAGAAGTCTCTTAATGGGTGA
- a CDS encoding inositol monophosphatase family protein — MNSRSQKAVEIAKSGGKLALDYFQRVGSLDVVDKGLQDFVSEADQNVELLIRQLIEEAYPDDGIVGEEHAPKPSRSGYNWVIDPIDGTTNFVTAIPAWCVVLAIVKDDQTQIGVILDPIHDETFHAERGGGATLNGNPLICRAGTAMNRGSIGTGYCNRTSKPNTTRLITEVLEQDGVFHRNASGALSLAYTAAGRLIGYIEEHMNAWDCLAGLLITEEAGGRVEQQSADQMIAEGGRVVAGSAGIFDELVRIANTVFED, encoded by the coding sequence TTGAATAGCAGATCACAAAAAGCAGTTGAGATAGCAAAAAGTGGCGGGAAATTGGCCCTGGACTATTTTCAGCGCGTGGGCAGTCTTGACGTGGTTGACAAAGGTCTGCAAGATTTTGTTTCGGAAGCGGATCAAAACGTTGAGTTACTCATCCGACAGCTAATTGAAGAGGCGTATCCTGACGATGGTATCGTCGGAGAGGAGCATGCGCCAAAGCCCAGTAGGTCGGGCTACAATTGGGTGATAGATCCGATCGATGGCACAACGAATTTCGTTACTGCAATCCCCGCTTGGTGTGTTGTCCTAGCCATAGTGAAGGATGACCAGACGCAAATTGGAGTGATCCTTGACCCGATCCACGATGAGACATTCCATGCTGAACGAGGGGGCGGCGCGACCCTCAATGGTAATCCACTTATCTGCCGCGCTGGCACTGCAATGAACCGCGGCAGTATCGGGACGGGGTATTGCAACCGAACCAGTAAACCCAACACGACCAGGCTGATCACCGAAGTCCTAGAGCAGGACGGTGTCTTTCACCGAAATGCCTCGGGGGCGTTGTCACTGGCCTATACCGCAGCTGGGCGATTGATTGGATACATTGAGGAACACATGAACGCGTGGGATTGTTTGGCCGGACTACTGATCACCGAAGAGGCTGGTGGACGCGTAGAACAACAGTCGGCGGATCAGATGATAGCCGAGGGCGGGCGGGTTGTGGCAGGGAGTGCGGGAATATTTGATGAATTAGTTCGCATCGCAAACACGGTTTTTGAAGACTAG
- a CDS encoding LysE family transporter codes for MNISIGLILAILPIHFSVMVSPGPNSVLLLTTALSSGRKDALRAALGIAVGTLVWMVGAVFGVSVILAALPVLGLALKIAGGGYLIYLGFKLWTAEPLKPSLLGKGNGFQGKFFRRGLIANLSNPKSAAYFGSIFAAFLTDNVPSVGLAIMIALLFLMSIAWHGALATVFSAKSFRAPYVRNSQLINRISGAILTALGVKLAASAWMG; via the coding sequence ATGAATATTAGTATCGGACTGATCCTAGCTATCCTGCCTATCCATTTTTCTGTGATGGTAAGCCCGGGCCCAAATTCGGTATTACTCCTGACAACAGCGCTTTCAAGCGGACGAAAAGATGCTTTGCGCGCCGCATTGGGAATCGCAGTTGGAACCTTGGTGTGGATGGTCGGTGCGGTGTTTGGCGTATCAGTGATTTTAGCGGCGCTTCCGGTATTGGGTCTTGCGCTAAAGATCGCGGGTGGCGGATACCTAATTTATCTCGGTTTCAAACTCTGGACGGCTGAACCTTTAAAGCCCAGTTTGCTCGGCAAAGGTAACGGATTTCAGGGAAAATTCTTCCGCCGTGGTTTGATCGCCAATCTGTCAAATCCGAAGTCTGCAGCCTATTTCGGAAGTATCTTCGCGGCTTTTCTGACCGACAATGTGCCAAGTGTTGGGCTGGCCATCATGATTGCTCTGCTGTTCTTGATGTCGATTGCTTGGCACGGAGCGCTTGCAACAGTTTTTTCGGCTAAATCCTTTCGCGCCCCGTACGTGAGAAATAGCCAACTGATCAATCGAATTTCCGGAGCTATCCTGACAGCACTCGGTGTAAAACTGGCCGCCTCTGCTTGGATGGGTTGA